The genomic segment gagaaataaaaaacaacaaaatgaaatattttgccaattaaaaaatgttacctGGATATCCtatttacagttttttttgtcatctttgattttttttaacaactgTAAGCTGCCGGAATAGGaatgggagagagaggaaCGATGTTTAATCAATAATCATCAATCAATATCGTCCGCGGCTAACCAACTAACTCAACTCTAAGACATAGTACTGTAGACACATTGTTCATTCTTTGGAAATGTGCTGATGGCTGAATATGGCCTCAGAGGTTGTTACTAGTAGTACATAATCAGACTGTATCGTTTCTAGgtcaatgttgttgttgtagtagtgGGAAACTGTCAATAGTAAAGTACCTCGCTGGGACATGGAGGCCGAAGCGATGCTGCAGTTGCTTTCGCCTTCCACCGACGTGTCCCGTCGCCAAGGGAGACCAGACGGGACGCCGGCCGAACTCGGCGGCGGCTGCAATTGAGGCGTTTCTGTCGAGTGGAAACGAGGCGGATCCAGGGTCGAATATCGTCTGCTccatttaattcaaaaaaaaacaaaaacggcgaCAAGATTAATATGGATGGAATGGAATGAACGAACGACAGGAGACGCACCTGGCATCGGACTCGGATGCCACCGAAGAAGCCCTGGAATAAACATTGTTCCAGAAACCCTTGTTGCTAGCTGAACCGGCCAGCAGGTCGGATCCGGTGCTGTtgcgattgttgttgttgtgatggtGAGCGTTGGGCGAAGTGCATCCGGGTGTACTCATCTGCGAAGAGGCGTCTTCAAACTCGCGATGAATATCGCTCACGTCCGTCGCTCTTGAACGGCCGCCAGCGCTGGGAGCCGGACTGGTGAATCGAGAAGAGTTGCGGAACACGACAAACGGATCAGCCGCATTACTTTCGGCTCTCTGGTTCCGTTTCGTCAGCTGTCGGACCTGCGAATTTGACGTTTATGTATTTTAATCTGATCAAAGTTCAAACTCAATTTACAGTTAAGCGAAACGCGTACCCGTGATAAAAGCGTCGAGAAAAGAGACTCGGCTGTCAGAATCTGGaacgtgtcgtcgtcgtcgtcgatatCATCATCGATGGAACTGTCACTTCCCCGTCGGCCTCGAGAAGTTTCCCTGAAACAGATTTCACCGTACAGGATCAAATTTAGGATTGGAAACTTAATAAAGATCAACTTACGGCTCGTcgtgtgattttttaaaggagCTCAAACGTTGCAAATGATGAAGTGGACTAGCTGCGTGATTATCAACATCACCCGACGTCTGACTAATATCAAAATCGGTTTCACCCTCATGGTACAAGCTCCTGTcattattaaatcaaaatttaatagaTAAACTTAACTCGAATGTTTGGGTTGATTACCCGTATCGTTTGGTCCGGTCGAATCGACTGGTTCTCATGGACGCTGAAGACGACGAGGCCGTCTCGGCTGCCGCTGGATGGCTGGCACTGACGCCTTCCACCGTAATGGGGATGATAAATTCCCGCGGCGATTTTCGAATCGGCTCTCTGGCAGATTCCCGGACGGGTTCCCGTAggaattttttactttccgaACTGACTGACTCTGCAATTGCCATTGCGGGTCCTGGATTCTGTATCGATTCCTGTCGACTCGCagaacttgaaaaacaaacaaaaagaaatggtcaAATGAGTACGAACGAaacgaaatgaattcaatcatTCCGGCGCTATACCTAGGACGGATAGGGACGGGTTTAATGGGCTGtgccggcggcggcggaggcgaAGCGACTCGCGGCGGAGTGGCCCGCAACTGGACGGAAATGGAGTTGAGCGATTTCGGCACGGCCTTACTACTCTCCGACGCGACTAATCCTCCAACCGCTGCCACGGCCGCTGCTGTTGATTCTCCTCTGCCTTCTACGCGGATGGGAataattctctctctcggatTGGTGGACGTTGACGCCACGTTGACGGCGATGTTGATCTCCGCTTTCTGGATCGGCTTGGCTTCGACCATCACCGTCGCATTCTCCGGCATATCGCCAGGTCCTTTGGAGAAGCGCTTGTTTAACGGAGGAATCGCCGCAGGGGCTGGATGCTCTCTCGTCGGACTGCGAATGCCGCGGATGAAAGCGTTTTCAGATCCGGCGATACAGTCGTCATCCGTCCTGTCGGTCGAAGTCATTGACGACGCGTAAACGGGAGACATGGGCCGACTGGATGGCAACGTCGACGGAGAGAGCGGCCGCTGATTGGGCGATTGATCGGCCGACGGACGGATTAATGGAGGTGGTGGGGACACGGTCCGTGCGGATGCATTGATAATTTTATGGGCCACCGCTGGAGGTGATGGCGAAGCGATGCGCACCGGACGCGGAGGTGGGGAAGCGATCCGGAGCGGAGGTGGTGAAGCCACTCGAATGGGTTTCGGCGGAGGTGATGTCATCCTTTCATTAGCGGACGACGATACCTGGCCGGTCGCTTTGGGCGACGGAGTAGAAGAAGACACAGGTGTCGGGAGGCTTGTAGGTCGCGGTGCGGGCGGATCTTTCGGAGGACTACGTCCAGGTGCCGCCAAAATGGATGCGACTTTTGTCTCCAATTCGCCCGTGTCCAACATGACCGGAATCTCCCGCACTTTTGGCTCTTCTGGCTCTTGGGCCGGAAGAGCCGAGGGTGGAGATTCCGATTCCTTCACTTTCTTAGTCGAAACTTTGGTCGGCGATTGAACTTCTTTGACAGGAACGGGTGATGCAACTTCAGACTTTTCCACTGCAACTTGAACTTCCTGCTCCGCGTTCAATTGCTCCGGTAATTTCTTCTCGCTGCTGGACCCCTGAGGTTTGAGGCTCTCGTCGTTCTGAACGGGCTGACTGGTTTTCGTGTCCTTCGgagttgtttgattttccGATTGGTGGTTATTTTCCTCCGTTTTAACCTTCATTCCAATTTCCGTGACTTTGCCGATAGCGCCAATTTTGACGCCCAGTCCTCCCACGACCACCTTCTCGCCCGGCTCTACTCCCTGCTatcaagatttttaaaaatatacacaTTTCATAATGTTTGTTATAGTGACGTggaacatttattttgttttaccgaTGAATTAGTGGATTCCTGGGCGGAAGTTGTAGTGGCCGTCATGGTGGCCATCGAAGCGGCATGACCGGCCCGTTGTTGATTGAGAGATTTGGGTACCATGGCATCAGTGCTGACGCTGGCCGGAGTTTGAATGAGCGTCCGCCTCGGCAGACTGTTGTGATGATGGCCTGAAGCTGCGCTGCCAATACTCGAATTCCTctgctgctgggcagcagCCGCATTGTTCTCAAACGCTCTCTTGGCGTCCGAGACTTTCAAAACGGGCACGATGGTGGGCACTTTAGGTTCCGTCCGAGTTTCAGTCGGGCGCCGCGTATcgttcaactaaaaaaaataaattcaattccaaaaaaaaacgaaaaaaatgaattagccaaattcaaatgaaaaacccGACCCACACCCCAATCCCGGTCAGAACAAGAGACGGCGGgtgaaaaaatcaacaagacAAAGGTCCATCACCGGATCACTAAATGTTTCtactattgaaaaaaaaagttgcagctTATCAGTAAAATAAAGCCACTAGAAGAGGAACGAATAGGAGCagatgagagagaaagggacCGAGTaaaaggaggagagagagagagagagattgccGTGCGGATGCGGGGTGTTGGATGAATCTGCCGGAAGCTCACCCGTAAGCCGGAATCAacaaagacagaaaaaaagagagagaaactgacGAAATAGATTGAAGACAAGTaagagaataataagaagaagaagcggggGTTTTTGGTTTGGTGTGTTTTTAAAATAGGTCGATGGCCCACATCCGGCCATCAACACCTCATCGTCTGTATCGTGTCGATGTGTGTATGTACGTCgttggtagtggtggtggtggtggtggggacACATGAGCATCAGCTGACCTTGTAGCTGAAAATGGTGACTTTTTTGGGCCGTTCCAGCGTCATGGTACTCTTGGGTCCAGTCGTCGGCGGTTCATTTCGCGAGTGAGTCAGTACGAGGCTGTTGAATATTTCCGCCTGGCGAAGTATCTTCGAGTGGCGCTGTTCCGCTGCATTGGCCGGACCAGCCGCTTTGTTGGTATTGGCCGGCCGCCGATTGGCAAGAGCCACCGATGCCGGAGGGGCAGCATTAGCAGCAGACGATTCTGAGCGATTACTGCCGCTGCCGCTTGGGGCTGCTCCTTCcttgggtggtggtggtgtcgcCGTCGCGGTGCTGCCGGCCGTTGTTGCTCCGCTCCTGTCGCCAGCTGACTCGGTCTTTTCGGGCCCAAGGGTAGACGGAGGTGGTGGAGGGGGAACCTGATTTAAACTgggtggcggtggcggtgggGTGGCGTTGGTGGGTGATATTAGGGCGACGGTATTTTCTGGCTCTGGGGGCTCTGTGACGACATTCGCAGCTGGCACGGCTCCTTTCGCATCCATCTTGCCTGCCATCGCAGCATGAGATTCCGGCTGTCCAGTCGACGCAACAACAAGAGACTCAAGAGCTTCTGGAACTTGAGcgggagcagcaggagcagcacagGTAGGGCGGCCATCAAGAAGAGGAGGTGGGCGGCTAATTTCGATTTCTGCATTGGCAGTTGTCGGAGCAATTGGGGGCGACAAAGTTGAGACGTCCCCCACGGTcacggtcgtcgtcgtcgtctgtcgAAATGCGGATGTGGCTGGAGAATGTTGGCTAACCGAGGAACAATGCGGGATGGATGAAGTGGAGGTCGTGGAGGTTGTCGTCGTTGCATTGGCCGAGGGCGAAGAAGACTGGgatggattattattattggtcATTATTGTACAGGGTGCGAGAGCGGCGGAGGCTGGATTGGCCGCCATACAAGAGGCGACTGGCACGCTGGATCGCCTATCATCCGCCTGGCTGGACGTGCTAATACCCTCGTCCATATCAACGTCCGTCATCACATCACATTTCGTTTTGGCTTCGCTCGACGTCGATTTCGTTCGTACCTCTTCCGGAGCAGACTGGACGACGCCCGTCACcaattcctcctcctcctcctcccgcaACGACGTCTGGATCCCGGAATCGTCGATGGGACTGGGTCCCGCAGAATTTTGAGCATCCAAATCGCCCGGTGCTGGGCAGCCACCGCGACCTTCCGGAGTCATTGTCGTCGAATCGTCAGCCGATTTGACTTGGTCGGTTTCTGCCCGGCGCCTCTTGACGGTCGAGGCCTTGTCCGCCTCTTTGCCCGACTGACCGGaactttccttctttttcttgactcCACCCGATTTGGCAGCGTCGGACGTACTGGGCTCGGCCGCCGAGTAATATTCGTTCATGGAATCGCCTTCCTTGCTGGCCTGTTGGTTCATTCAAAGTTTGGTTATTTTCTTCCAGCCGCTGGATTGACTGCTTTCTCACATGCGGATGCAAATGATGGATTTGGAACTTACAGTTGACGCCGGTTGATCCGTTTTGGCGCTGACGACGACCGTGTCGGTTGACTCTGGTGGCGGAACCAGCGACAGGAGTAAATCGAGCCGGACGGGCGTCTGGTTGGCTAATTCTTCCGCGACTTCCAAACAGGATTCTCCGTAGCCTTCGTTGACCCACCTTGGTCAAAATATAGAATATCCCATTGTACATCCAAAAAAAGCCCAGCAGGAAGAGGAATTGTTTGACAAGATGATGATCATATTTAATACCAGTGGGAGCAAATGTCCTCGACGTTGGCCCGCTTGGCCGGATCGACGAGCAGCATGTGACGAACCAGAGGCGAAGCAGCTTGACAAACGTTCCGGCGCGATGATCacggacaaacaaaaaacgacggaaaaagaaaagcgagaagtgtgaaacaaaataaaaaccaaccaaacaatcaaaggaaagaaagaagaaagaaagaaagaaatgtgaaCCGACTTGATGGTTTGTCAGGCGGCTCGTAGTACTCGCCGGATGAGATCTGCTTGACGAGTCGCTTGAAATTGGATCCGTCGAAAGGCATGGCTCCGTAAACCAGCGTGTAAAGCAGAACGCCCAAAGACCTGCGAGAagcatcaaataaataatcatttgaCGTCTAATGTAATGGCGAAATCTTGGTTGCAGGTTTATATACCCACCAACAATCCACTTCGGGCCCATGGTACGGAGTTCCACGGACAATTTCCGGACTGGCGTACAAAGGGCTGCCACAAAAGGTCGTCAGCAGGCGTCGATCGTCAAAGACGTTTGATAATCCGAAATCGGCGAtctagaaaaatcaatttgaagagaatttaaatcaaaatgaaaacgggaaaagattgaaatggaataaaatacCTTGGCCGTTTTGCTTTCGTCCAGCAAAATGTTCTCTAATTTCAAATCGCGATGGCAAATGTTGTGCTGGACGGAGATGGGAGCAACGGAATCCAATGTCAGGGatggaaaaattgaataacGTAACTTGATTTAAATACCTTGTGACAGTAATAGACGGCGGAAGCGACTTGGCGGAAGACTCGTCTGGCCTCGGCCTCGTTGAGGACTTTGCGCTGACTGAGGTAATCGTAGAGTTCGCCGCCGGCCGCGTACTCCATCACCAGGACCATCTTCTCCTTGTTCTCAAACACTTCGTAAATGTGGATGATGTTGGGGTGGCGCACCGACGACatgatttgaatttcgcgGCGGATGCGAATCAGATCCGCTTCCGTTTCAATTTTGGCCTTTTTGATCGTCTTGATGGCCACCTATAGAAAATTCCGGCATCGACGGGCGACGCCAATCAATCAAGAAGccaaaaagataagaaaatcCAGCCGGAACACTTGaactaaaaaatgttttcacttttttaccTCTTGGCCCGTCTCTTTATTGATTCCCAACTGAACTTTGCCGTAGGTTCCCTGTCCAAGTTTGCGCACCAAATCGAACCTGTCAATGTATACCTCCGTTATTGATATGCAAATTCCGCCTGTTTGATCTCTTGATGGATATGcaaatgaaaagattttttggggggaaaaagggaGGCACGTTTTTACCTTTGGCGGAGTTTACGTCGGTGATTGTGCATGCGGACGCCGACCGTCTGCTCGATTCCGCCCATGATGTTGTTGACATCGGGCGGAGGCGGAGGTGCCGgagtcggctgctgctgttgactgCCACCTCCGTTGACGACCATCTTGAAACTGCAACTGGTCCGGTTATTGTTTCAGTCATTCAAAACGGGGGGCGCGGGCACCCGTcgaccaccaccagcaccactgGCGTGTCAATGACGACAACAACTGGAATACGGCGCCAGGGGCGTTGGCATGGCACTTCTCCCGCGGCCAGCAGCACTGGTCCGCCCGACCCACCGTCAGCAAGAAGCTatctgcacacacacacacgtctctTGTCCATCAATAACTTGTttgattagtttttttcttatttcttttgggtttaAAGGAAAGATTTTTCTGTCGTTTGATTAATTGAAGACGCAAAAGGTTCGGCCAACGACTCGTTGGTTCAGGGAAACAATTTTATCGTTCACGGTTTGTTCTTGTTGATTTCTCGGTTCATTCCAGTTTGTTCTGGCCTTGCTGGCCTTGGAGGATTTCGTCGCTCCTTGGTAAAGTTCTCTATAGTCGTCGTTATTTGGGTGCGCACAGGGGCATCTGTCCTGGCCTGCCGGCCGGCCGGCAACACATGGCGCTACTTCACGCACACTGGCCGTCACTTTTGTGAGCTACTGGGCAATCGGcgataaataaaagaaaaaaaaagaacccgggacaaatatttcttattatCCCTTTgcaggatttttttgtttcttttttaaattcacgaGACACACGCACATAGACACTTAAGCAGAACTCCCAAGGTCGGCCCACACGCAAAAGTCAATaggtgtttcctttttttgctgGCCGTCGTGTGATCCCTTGATTGgattctttcgtttctttttcaaaaagaatagTAGTAGTCGAACGCACTTAACTAACAAAAATGGAGCTCATCGGAGTcgggggtggggggagagagaaactgaTCCGTCGGACAACTCATCCGGAATGCGAATGGTGTAGAGAGAGCGGACTGCTGCTGGAAACTGCCAAGGAAACTgaagtaagaagaagaaaaagaaaaaaaacccgaaaatcATGTGTGTGGAGGAGTCTCTTTTCTACTCTGACGGAAATTCTATTTCGGGAGCCGGGACCCGCGTTCGGCGGGtggaggggaggaggaggttaGAGAAAATGGAACTTTTCGTCGGATTACAGGCGGAGAACGGATGACGGAGCCACTCcaccccttcttcttcttcttcttcttcttcttcttttttttctctcaagtgaaaggagaaaaaaaggcgaatggaAGGAAGTGAGGATGAAGGAAGGAagtaaaaaagtagaagaagaagaagaagaagtggaagcCAAGCAGAAAGAGATGCAAGACGCCGGTCCAGTGAACCGACTGGATCACGTTACCAACtctacgaagaagaaaaaaacatagaCACGGGGGCCCCCGGTCCGCTCGCGCCAGCGCAATGAAAAATGAGACGGGcaccgaaaagaaaataacaagacCAACCCCAAAACGATCGTCATCGTTGTGTGTGCTCTTTGCTGCTGCAactgttgtcgtcgtcgtcgcagtCCCGCCGACTCACGGAGGGAGGACGACATCAAGAAGTAGAACGCGATTGACGCAATACACACAGTCTCTCTCCTCCCCGGCCATGTTTTATTAAAtgataatcatttttatttcgagatTTTCCGTGGACTTTGAACTACGCCGGAGGGATATCTCAACGTACATACACAGActggagagagaaggaaaaatactACGCGGATTGCATACGAAATGGGGAATATAAAGTGGAAACCGGTCGTGAATAATTGAGAAAGTCGTTTGACGTCTTCTCGCATGGCGggggccctttttttccctacaTGGTACCGTAGTAGTAGACTAGGCTACTCTCCTTTGTAATACGGATGAGTCCGGTCCAGCCGGAGGGGGTGGAAGTGggcctattttttttattccaggaCTGAAAGCAAAAGTGGCGCAGTCTGTTTCTTCgttccttttcattttaactATTGATCCTTTGCTCCTTACTCAGCCAACCCTCACTTGATATTGCATGGAAATATTAGGTTAAATTGGGAGACAGACCGGAAGATGAAAGCTACTTCCGGAAGTATGAAGCGGAAGAATCCCTCCCtcctaaaaattcaaaatcctGCCTGCCATATTTGCCACCAGCTCGACAGAAAAACGAGGAAGGCGCAAAAATCCTCGTCGTCGaacgacagagaaaaaaaaaaaacccactcGATCCATCCCGcaccttccccccccccctcactctcagtgtgtgtgtacaagaAGAATATCTCGCCGTCTCAACCAACTAATAAGGCCGTCGTGTATATATGTGCGTGTGTGACGTCGAGAAACGACGACTAGGAGCCGGGGGGCTGTTGTGTATATGTGCACACGGGAAGAGGAGGGATGGTGGACGCCGAACGGAAGCCAAGAATTTCGTCTAAAAACGAACGTCTTGTTCACtcgtctatttttaaatagggaaaaagaagaaaatgtgcgCGCTACACacgctgctcctgctgctgctgctgcaggctctactactactactactaccccggCCGCTCCTCAATTTCCTTAACTCTCTCGCCCTTGGATTTGTCTCATCGAAAACTTTTGCCACTTTGCTTAAACTCGGCTCTCACAACCAGCGCAAATGATTTGATCCACTATCACCGCAAATccgattt from the Daphnia pulex isolate KAP4 chromosome 1, ASM2113471v1 genome contains:
- the LOC124191954 gene encoding serine-rich adhesin for platelets-like isoform X2, with amino-acid sequence MVVNGGGSQQQQPTPAPPPPPDVNNIMGGIEQTVGVRMHNHRRKLRQRFDLVRKLGQGTYGKVQLGINKETGQEVAIKTIKKAKIETEADLIRIRREIQIMSSVRHPNIIHIYEVFENKEKMVLVMEYAAGGELYDYLSQRKVLNEAEARRVFRQVASAVYYCHKHNICHRDLKLENILLDESKTAKIADFGLSNVFDDRRLLTTFCGSPLYASPEIVRGTPYHGPEVDCWSLGVLLYTLVYGAMPFDGSNFKRLVKQISSGEYYEPPDKPSTASPLVRHMLLVDPAKRANVEDICSHWWVNEGYGESCLEVAEELANQTPVRLDLLLSLVPPPESTDTVVVSAKTDQPASTASKEGDSMNEYYSAAEPSTSDAAKSGGVKKKKESSGQSGKEADKASTVKRRRAETDQVKSADDSTTMTPEGRGGCPAPGDLDAQNSAGPSPIDDSGIQTSLREEEEEELVTGVVQSAPEEVRTKSTSSEAKTKCDVMTDVDMDEGISTSSQADDRRSSVPVASCMAANPASAALAPCTIMTNNNNPSQSSSPSANATTTTSTTSTSSIPHCSSVSQHSPATSAFRQTTTTTVTVGDVSTLSPPIAPTTANAEIEISRPPPLLDGRPTCAAPAAPAQVPEALESLVVASTGQPESHAAMAGKMDAKGAVPAANVVTEPPEPENTVALISPTNATPPPPPPSLNQVPPPPPPSTLGPEKTESAGDRSGATTAGSTATATPPPPKEGAAPSGSGSNRSESSAANAAPPASVALANRRPANTNKAAGPANAAEQRHSKILRQAEIFNSLVLTHSRNEPPTTGPKSTMTLERPKKVTIFSYKLNDTRRPTETRTEPKVPTIVPVLKVSDAKRAFENNAAAAQQQRNSSIGSAASGHHHNSLPRRTLIQTPASVSTDAMVPKSLNQQRAGHAASMATMTATTTSAQESTNSSQGVEPGEKVVVGGLGVKIGAIGKVTEIGMKVKTEENNHQSENQTTPKDTKTSQPVQNDESLKPQGSSSEKKLPEQLNAEQEVQVAVEKSEVASPVPVKEVQSPTKVSTKKVKESESPPSALPAQEPEEPKVREIPVMLDTGELETKVASILAAPGRSPPKDPPAPRPTSLPTPVSSSTPSPKATGQVSSSANERMTSPPPKPIRVASPPPLRIASPPPRPVRIASPSPPAVAHKIINASARTVSPPPPLIRPSADQSPNQRPLSPSTLPSSRPMSPVYASSMTSTDRTDDDCIAGSENAFIRGIRSPTREHPAPAAIPPLNKRFSKGPGDMPENATVMVEAKPIQKAEINIAVNVASTSTNPRERIIPIRVEGRGESTAAAVAAVGGLVASESSKAVPKSLNSISVQLRATPPRVASPPPPPAQPIKPVPIRPSSASRQESIQNPGPAMAIAESVSSESKKFLREPVRESAREPIRKSPREFIIPITVEGVSASHPAAAETASSSSASMRTSRFDRTKRYGSLYHEGETDFDISQTSGDVDNHAASPLHHLQRLSSFKKSHDEPETSRGRRGSDSSIDDDIDDDDDTFQILTAESLFSTLLSRVRQLTKRNQRAESNAADPFVVFRNSSRFTSPAPSAGGRSRATDVSDIHREFEDASSQMSTPGCTSPNAHHHNNNNRNSTGSDLLAGSASNKGFWNNVYSRASSVASESDARRYSTLDPPRFHSTETPQLQPPPSSAGVPSGLPWRRDTSVEGESNCSIASASMSQRVRLQHQLGSADGGDRKRVTLTLHVTEPAARAPPSSPTASDWFRPECRRRHDPNPEQENKGPAETGAGTVVSFKCFVLSHPAASTAYHSPSAVNGDVNNATPASSRPFTSSLTRRKLNQHLRETNPELVGSPGQNGNHLQNNSDAMSDTSSTSAGNRSSLSWALSRFTGGVADSAKPTGRSVRDQQQQQPQYSRAKSSRELGNEPQQRTYQRYGRSSTLDNLEPDSSTAPSSASTAGYFHRIGSPFSDDENPNSGVSIPASYRTYTRTRSREYMSPTSSRGTSPVPSSSIAALPSISTTMSSPDAVANMAMNPIVPQLSTVLENGPLGVEGESSPRPTRAAESKLAAITSLNSTNPIPVSVPAPAPVSAPNPPAAPTSENADGTIERKSRRVSRFLRPDFYDAPKEESSTEKQRFLKSVEQRWEKYNPDAGLMALSKTTNSQTAGSTQTIERPAAPISKDRATGSLTSTPPSPLQPILKARQSLTPIPAPAQPNLSLPPPSSSVVLKPVPEQPQVEPATNKIPQQVMLKPVPVESQQQQQQQQSAPKSNGNAPSSKNSPKLTVRRQFEHLINLAAAQFQRSSSPNKVAPAVPAQTPASTSTTITPPTPVILTAAAQPPPTTIQQPPDTISLELKQLEDEIKNTAAIKAQASARLDALKYEHAVRSGAAAIPPSGIPKPAIPVKPIYLVARPVQEIPSVSPDLPIVPPEFQPFQYKGSNGTLRELSHRSNNNNRRDALSPPPAGANENGTISPFADEAVRFARIIKRFESQPYENSWASDAMGIDNAAPGTPTDSYESSSVCSDLRGDQRDSGEDESVSERIFRKSFYSRFNEPTKTKHRRSMTRELDGGEGGEGNLPITDAQPPISRRSSQHRKSLSGRDESVDRIGLSETVMVRKFLSSGDANGGGNFDRERRLSASRRHPSVSEYSDATVDVIHPRRSMSREVSVARSVKSDTQPPQVTSPTPSVAGSDSGDRAGTTGREVRSYARTYSSSRALANDLPPSGNGESYSSASLGRRSYYPVSSTATDADHISSLPRRSSNRYSIHEHVPESTNVRLRSTGSSVLASRPSRYSSILLEESGGSGSAATGHQISNVLSPNSTRRHTNLSDSGLTRRESTFYGTPSPFSSRPGTGSGAGGSTTGSTSTYFLRSTSSGLDHHNNNSTNHSGTYSTLRPSLLRHRR
- the LOC124191954 gene encoding mucin-5AC-like isoform X1, with the protein product MVVNGGGSQQQQPTPAPPPPPDVNNIMGGIEQTVGVRMHNHRRKLRQRFDLVRKLGQGTYGKVQLGINKETGQEVAIKTIKKAKIETEADLIRIRREIQIMSSVRHPNIIHIYEVFENKEKMVLVMEYAAGGELYDYLSQRKVLNEAEARRVFRQVASAVYYCHKHNICHRDLKLENILLDESKTAKIADFGLSNVFDDRRLLTTFCGSPLYASPEIVRGTPYHGPEVDCWSLGVLLYTLVYGAMPFDGSNFKRLVKQISSGEYYEPPDKPSTASPLVRHMLLVDPAKRANVEDICSHWWVNEGYGESCLEVAEELANQTPVRLDLLLSLVPPPESTDTVVVSAKTDQPASTQASKEGDSMNEYYSAAEPSTSDAAKSGGVKKKKESSGQSGKEADKASTVKRRRAETDQVKSADDSTTMTPEGRGGCPAPGDLDAQNSAGPSPIDDSGIQTSLREEEEEELVTGVVQSAPEEVRTKSTSSEAKTKCDVMTDVDMDEGISTSSQADDRRSSVPVASCMAANPASAALAPCTIMTNNNNPSQSSSPSANATTTTSTTSTSSIPHCSSVSQHSPATSAFRQTTTTTVTVGDVSTLSPPIAPTTANAEIEISRPPPLLDGRPTCAAPAAPAQVPEALESLVVASTGQPESHAAMAGKMDAKGAVPAANVVTEPPEPENTVALISPTNATPPPPPPSLNQVPPPPPPSTLGPEKTESAGDRSGATTAGSTATATPPPPKEGAAPSGSGSNRSESSAANAAPPASVALANRRPANTNKAAGPANAAEQRHSKILRQAEIFNSLVLTHSRNEPPTTGPKSTMTLERPKKVTIFSYKLNDTRRPTETRTEPKVPTIVPVLKVSDAKRAFENNAAAAQQQRNSSIGSAASGHHHNSLPRRTLIQTPASVSTDAMVPKSLNQQRAGHAASMATMTATTTSAQESTNSSQGVEPGEKVVVGGLGVKIGAIGKVTEIGMKVKTEENNHQSENQTTPKDTKTSQPVQNDESLKPQGSSSEKKLPEQLNAEQEVQVAVEKSEVASPVPVKEVQSPTKVSTKKVKESESPPSALPAQEPEEPKVREIPVMLDTGELETKVASILAAPGRSPPKDPPAPRPTSLPTPVSSSTPSPKATGQVSSSANERMTSPPPKPIRVASPPPLRIASPPPRPVRIASPSPPAVAHKIINASARTVSPPPPLIRPSADQSPNQRPLSPSTLPSSRPMSPVYASSMTSTDRTDDDCIAGSENAFIRGIRSPTREHPAPAAIPPLNKRFSKGPGDMPENATVMVEAKPIQKAEINIAVNVASTSTNPRERIIPIRVEGRGESTAAAVAAVGGLVASESSKAVPKSLNSISVQLRATPPRVASPPPPPAQPIKPVPIRPSSASRQESIQNPGPAMAIAESVSSESKKFLREPVRESAREPIRKSPREFIIPITVEGVSASHPAAAETASSSSASMRTSRFDRTKRYGSLYHEGETDFDISQTSGDVDNHAASPLHHLQRLSSFKKSHDEPETSRGRRGSDSSIDDDIDDDDDTFQILTAESLFSTLLSRVRQLTKRNQRAESNAADPFVVFRNSSRFTSPAPSAGGRSRATDVSDIHREFEDASSQMSTPGCTSPNAHHHNNNNRNSTGSDLLAGSASNKGFWNNVYSRASSVASESDARRYSTLDPPRFHSTETPQLQPPPSSAGVPSGLPWRRDTSVEGESNCSIASASMSQRVRLQHQLGSADGGDRKRVTLTLHVTEPAARAPPSSPTASDWFRPECRRRHDPNPEQENKGPAETGAGTVVSFKCFVLSHPAASTAYHSPSAVNGDVNNATPASSRPFTSSLTRRKLNQHLRETNPELVGSPGQNGNHLQNNSDAMSDTSSTSAGNRSSLSWALSRFTGGVADSAKPTGRSVRDQQQQQPQYSRAKSSRELGNEPQQRTYQRYGRSSTLDNLEPDSSTAPSSASTAGYFHRIGSPFSDDENPNSGVSIPASYRTYTRTRSREYMSPTSSRGTSPVPSSSIAALPSISTTMSSPDAVANMAMNPIVPQLSTVLENGPLGVEGESSPRPTRAAESKLAAITSLNSTNPIPVSVPAPAPVSAPNPPAAPTSENADGTIERKSRRVSRFLRPDFYDAPKEESSTEKQRFLKSVEQRWEKYNPDAGLMALSKTTNSQTAGSTQTIERPAAPISKDRATGSLTSTPPSPLQPILKARQSLTPIPAPAQPNLSLPPPSSSVVLKPVPEQPQVEPATNKIPQQVMLKPVPVESQQQQQQQQSAPKSNGNAPSSKNSPKLTVRRQFEHLINLAAAQFQRSSSPNKVAPAVPAQTPASTSTTITPPTPVILTAAAQPPPTTIQQPPDTISLELKQLEDEIKNTAAIKAQASARLDALKYEHAVRSGAAAIPPSGIPKPAIPVKPIYLVARPVQEIPSVSPDLPIVPPEFQPFQYKGSNGTLRELSHRSNNNNRRDALSPPPAGANENGTISPFADEAVRFARIIKRFESQPYENSWASDAMGIDNAAPGTPTDSYESSSVCSDLRGDQRDSGEDESVSERIFRKSFYSRFNEPTKTKHRRSMTRELDGGEGGEGNLPITDAQPPISRRSSQHRKSLSGRDESVDRIGLSETVMVRKFLSSGDANGGGNFDRERRLSASRRHPSVSEYSDATVDVIHPRRSMSREVSVARSVKSDTQPPQVTSPTPSVAGSDSGDRAGTTGREVRSYARTYSSSRALANDLPPSGNGESYSSASLGRRSYYPVSSTATDADHISSLPRRSSNRYSIHEHVPESTNVRLRSTGSSVLASRPSRYSSILLEESGGSGSAATGHQISNVLSPNSTRRHTNLSDSGLTRRESTFYGTPSPFSSRPGTGSGAGGSTTGSTSTYFLRSTSSGLDHHNNNSTNHSGTYSTLRPSLLRHRR